A stretch of the Sulfurimonas sp. HSL-1656 genome encodes the following:
- a CDS encoding CusA/CzcA family heavy metal efflux RND transporter, whose translation MIERLIAFSVKNRFLVLMATLFLIFGAYRAMMTTPLDALPDLSPPQVIVQVTWKGQSPEIVEDQGTYPLVSQFLSIADIRTVRGFSTYENALVYIIFKEGTDLYWARSRVLEQLASIQSKLPEGMEVALGPDASGVGWVYEYALTSQTKSLAELRTLQDYYFKYALMGVDGVSDVATVGGFVPTFQLTVNNDALIRYGLSVGDVVRVLRQNNNDTGGRIVIQNGFEWMVQAKGYLEDLDAIRDLVVTVKEGIPVTLAQLGRVEVVPAARRGMADLNGEGEVVGGIVMVRYGEDVYSVIQRIKAKMAALHIDGVDVVTAYDRSGLIDKAIGTLTDTLVEESIIVVIIIGLFLLHLRSSLIVLLVLPLVIGATFGLMKLAGIGSNIMSLGGIAIALGTVVDASIVMIENAHKRLRKKRGELGRELTPSEHAETVVAAAQQVGRPIFFALALVVVSFLPIFALSGEEGLLFTPLAFTKTFAMSAGAILAVTLVPVLMVLFIRGPIREETANPINRFFLWLYQPLLAWGLKLRYVVLAASLALLVAIAPLYEKLEWEFMPMLNEQTFMYMPVTPFGISIDQSKALTQKTDKILKSFPEVETVFGKGGRADTATDPAPLGMLETIITFKDPSKWREGMTFEQLRNDMEAALQVPGLVNSWTYPIRGRIDMLLSGIRTPVGIKLYGSNAATLQRLAWDIEQKLMPLPESQSVFADRSAAGYYIDIDINETALQRYGLAKTALLETTRAAIGGMKVTTLYKGIERYPVALRLEEDERRNLDDIRALPIKTPLGFVPLTTFADVRYRESASVIKSEMATPVTYVYITPRPGVGAVAYKEAALKALADFPLPPGYHMEWAGQAEYLASAMEKMQWIIPAVLAVILLLIYLSLRRFAATLIVFLTLPFALLGGIFYVWMLGFSMSIAVVVGFLALLGIAAETAIVMIVYLTDSVEASRAALGDRFDAEALKAAINEGAVKRVRPKLMTVFSILAGLAPIMYTHGVGSEVMQRIAAPMLGGIVTSALLSLLIIPILYEMYERRHLNQQPGNTAHATPKENR comes from the coding sequence ATGATCGAACGCCTTATCGCCTTCAGCGTCAAAAACCGGTTTCTCGTCCTTATGGCGACGCTCTTTCTCATCTTCGGCGCCTACCGGGCGATGATGACGACGCCGCTCGACGCCCTGCCGGACCTCTCCCCGCCCCAGGTAATCGTGCAGGTCACCTGGAAGGGGCAGAGCCCCGAGATCGTCGAGGACCAGGGGACCTACCCGCTGGTGTCGCAGTTCCTCTCCATCGCCGATATCCGCACCGTACGCGGCTTCTCCACCTATGAAAACGCGCTCGTCTACATCATCTTCAAGGAGGGGACCGATCTCTACTGGGCCCGCTCACGGGTCCTGGAGCAGCTGGCAAGCATCCAGAGCAAGCTGCCCGAGGGGATGGAAGTCGCCCTGGGGCCGGACGCCTCGGGGGTGGGCTGGGTCTATGAGTACGCCCTGACGTCGCAAACGAAGAGCCTCGCCGAGCTGCGCACCCTGCAGGACTACTACTTCAAATACGCCCTGATGGGCGTCGACGGCGTCAGCGACGTGGCGACCGTAGGCGGCTTCGTGCCGACCTTCCAGCTCACCGTGAACAACGACGCGCTTATCCGCTACGGTCTCTCCGTCGGCGACGTTGTGCGGGTACTGCGGCAAAATAACAACGATACCGGCGGGCGCATCGTCATCCAGAACGGTTTCGAGTGGATGGTGCAGGCGAAGGGCTACCTCGAAGACCTGGACGCCATCCGCGACCTCGTCGTCACCGTCAAAGAGGGCATCCCCGTCACCCTCGCGCAGCTGGGGAGAGTAGAGGTCGTGCCCGCCGCCCGCCGGGGGATGGCGGACCTTAACGGCGAGGGCGAAGTCGTCGGCGGGATCGTGATGGTGCGCTACGGCGAGGACGTCTACAGCGTCATCCAGCGGATCAAGGCGAAAATGGCCGCCCTGCACATCGACGGGGTCGACGTTGTCACCGCCTACGACCGCTCCGGACTGATCGACAAAGCGATCGGTACCCTCACGGACACCCTCGTCGAGGAGAGCATCATCGTCGTGATCATCATCGGCCTTTTCTTATTGCACCTGCGCTCATCGCTCATCGTGCTGCTCGTGCTGCCGCTCGTGATCGGGGCGACCTTCGGGCTGATGAAACTGGCCGGCATCGGCAGCAACATCATGAGCCTCGGCGGGATCGCCATCGCGCTGGGGACCGTCGTGGACGCGAGCATCGTCATGATCGAGAACGCCCATAAGCGGCTGCGCAAAAAACGCGGGGAGCTGGGCCGCGAGCTCACACCGTCTGAACACGCCGAGACGGTCGTGGCGGCGGCACAGCAGGTGGGACGCCCCATCTTCTTCGCCCTCGCCCTCGTCGTCGTCTCTTTCCTCCCCATTTTCGCGCTCTCGGGCGAGGAGGGGCTGCTGTTTACCCCGCTGGCCTTCACGAAGACCTTTGCCATGTCCGCGGGCGCGATTCTCGCCGTCACGCTGGTGCCGGTGCTGATGGTCCTCTTTATCCGCGGCCCCATCCGCGAAGAGACCGCCAACCCCATCAACCGCTTCTTCCTCTGGCTCTACCAGCCCCTGCTGGCGTGGGGACTGAAGCTGCGCTACGTCGTCCTGGCCGCCTCCCTCGCGCTGCTCGTCGCCATCGCGCCGCTGTACGAGAAGCTCGAGTGGGAGTTCATGCCGATGCTCAATGAACAAACGTTCATGTACATGCCGGTGACGCCGTTCGGGATCAGCATCGACCAGAGCAAGGCGCTGACGCAGAAGACGGACAAGATCCTCAAGAGCTTCCCGGAAGTGGAAACGGTCTTCGGCAAAGGGGGGCGTGCCGACACCGCCACCGATCCCGCACCCCTGGGGATGCTGGAGACGATCATCACCTTCAAAGACCCCTCGAAGTGGCGGGAGGGGATGACCTTTGAACAACTGCGAAACGATATGGAGGCGGCCCTCCAGGTCCCCGGGCTTGTCAACTCCTGGACCTACCCCATCCGCGGCCGGATCGATATGCTCCTAAGCGGCATCCGCACCCCCGTGGGCATCAAGCTTTACGGCAGCAACGCCGCGACGCTGCAGCGGCTGGCATGGGATATCGAACAGAAACTGATGCCGCTGCCCGAATCCCAGTCTGTCTTTGCCGACCGCTCCGCCGCGGGCTACTACATCGACATCGACATCAACGAAACGGCGCTGCAGCGCTACGGGCTGGCAAAGACGGCCCTGCTCGAAACCACCCGCGCGGCCATCGGCGGCATGAAGGTGACGACACTCTACAAAGGGATCGAACGCTACCCGGTCGCCCTGCGGCTCGAGGAGGATGAGCGGCGGAACCTCGACGATATCCGCGCCCTTCCTATCAAGACGCCGCTGGGATTCGTCCCCCTCACCACCTTCGCCGACGTCCGCTACCGCGAAAGCGCCTCGGTCATCAAGAGCGAAATGGCGACGCCGGTCACCTATGTCTACATCACGCCGCGCCCGGGTGTGGGCGCCGTCGCCTACAAAGAAGCGGCGCTGAAGGCCCTCGCGGACTTCCCGCTGCCGCCGGGCTACCACATGGAGTGGGCGGGCCAGGCGGAGTACCTCGCCTCGGCCATGGAGAAGATGCAGTGGATCATCCCGGCAGTGCTGGCGGTGATTTTGCTGCTCATCTACCTCTCGCTGCGCCGCTTCGCCGCGACCCTGATCGTCTTTTTGACGCTCCCCTTTGCGCTGCTGGGCGGCATTTTCTATGTCTGGATGCTCGGCTTTAGCATGAGCATCGCCGTCGTCGTCGGTTTTCTCGCCCTGCTGGGGATCGCCGCGGAGACGGCGATCGTCATGATCGTCTACCTCACCGACAGCGTGGAGGCCTCCCGCGCGGCGCTGGGCGACCGTTTCGATGCCGAGGCCCTGAAGGCGGCGATCAATGAGGGGGCCGTCAAACGGGTGCGGCCCAAGCTGATGACGGTCTTCTCCATCCTCGCCGGCCTCGCCCCCATCATGTACACCCACGGGGTCGGCAGTGAGGTGATGCAGCGTATCGCCGCCCCGATGCTCGGCGGGATCGTCACCTCGGCACTGCTCAGCCTCCTCATCATCCCGATTCTCTACGAGATGTACGAGCGGCGCCACTTGAACCAACAACCGGGCAACACTGCCCACGCCACACCAAAGGAAAACAGATGA
- a CDS encoding efflux RND transporter periplasmic adaptor subunit, whose translation MRKHILVLAALLPLLLCADERPSVEQLFAVKTVKVQQTSAARAQTNYGFVRAEDSRMYDVSPRFGGYVEKLYADTRYRRVKKGEALAEVYSPEVLQAKEDYLTALRFNATRPSPEMLRSLREKLTLLGVSRAEIDAVRSGMKAASLTTIHAPASGWLFEKSVVEGSAFKAGMKLFTIVNLERVWVEAALYQQELPRLASLSDFTVSVSGVERAYPAKKLTLYPDIDPKAATVTLRLAVDNPRGELLPGMYATVTAAAAALPLLTLPRTAVLRKNGAWYVFRAGDFKGVFEPVKIEVKPLDKDRFEVVSGLNAGDEVAGDALFMLDADAQISGLE comes from the coding sequence ATGAGAAAACACATCCTAGTCCTCGCAGCCCTGCTGCCCCTGCTGCTTTGTGCCGATGAGCGGCCGAGCGTCGAACAGCTCTTCGCCGTCAAAACGGTCAAAGTACAGCAGACCAGCGCCGCGCGGGCGCAGACCAACTACGGCTTTGTCCGCGCCGAAGATTCCCGCATGTACGACGTATCGCCGCGGTTCGGCGGCTATGTTGAGAAACTCTACGCCGATACGCGCTACCGCCGGGTCAAGAAGGGCGAGGCGCTGGCCGAGGTCTACTCGCCCGAAGTGCTCCAGGCGAAGGAGGATTACCTCACCGCCCTGCGTTTCAACGCGACGCGCCCCAGCCCGGAGATGCTGCGCAGCCTCCGCGAAAAGCTCACCCTGCTCGGTGTCAGCCGCGCCGAGATCGACGCGGTCCGCTCCGGGATGAAAGCCGCCTCCCTCACCACGATCCACGCCCCGGCATCGGGGTGGCTTTTTGAAAAGAGCGTCGTTGAGGGCTCCGCCTTCAAAGCGGGCATGAAGCTTTTTACGATCGTCAACCTTGAGCGCGTCTGGGTCGAGGCCGCGCTCTACCAGCAGGAGCTGCCGCGGCTCGCCTCCCTGAGCGATTTCACGGTCAGCGTCAGCGGCGTGGAGCGGGCCTACCCCGCCAAAAAACTCACGCTCTACCCCGACATCGACCCCAAGGCGGCCACGGTCACCCTGCGTCTCGCCGTCGACAATCCCCGCGGCGAGCTGCTGCCGGGCATGTACGCCACGGTCACTGCGGCGGCGGCGGCGTTGCCGCTGCTCACCCTGCCCCGCACCGCCGTGCTGCGCAAAAACGGCGCATGGTACGTCTTCCGCGCCGGGGATTTCAAGGGGGTTTTCGAACCCGTCAAGATCGAGGTCAAACCCCTCGACAAGGATCGCTTCGAGGTCGTTTCGGGCTTGAACGCCGGGGATGAAGTCGCCGGCGACGCCCTCTTCATGCTCGACGCCGACGCCCAGATCAGCGGACTGGAGTAG
- a CDS encoding TolC family protein, whose amino-acid sequence MFRPLLALLFAAAALRAEGIDTLIDRSLEQHHSLKMIEQRLGAYDALEDKSSLFANPELLVGINDIQFDDPMDRTLEPMQFTSVSIRQKFPWFGKRGAAGEKVRAQKAVLFASLEAAQAELAKRIRLRAYTVAELNARLGVLQNYLELTEQNIALNTAYASTQRDRHMGIMSAELLRSDIAVRREKLTAMLTAQKARLAYLVQAPFDTVEADEAVAPPPPLENYLQRLENNRIYRVKAADQKAAAAETKVKALSANADPFVMVGYYYREAHPDYLSLTVGAALPLYGAERDDTEAARKAELASAEAAADYRLQLRSEIEAAYAALTEAYRTYRIITEESLPQVEHMVDLSDAKLRSGSDLFNYFDLLERKLRFDEQRIAAKADYLRAGARLKALTGEIK is encoded by the coding sequence ATGTTCCGCCCGCTCTTAGCCCTGCTGTTCGCTGCCGCCGCGCTCCGGGCCGAGGGGATCGACACCCTGATCGACCGCTCGCTTGAACAGCACCACTCGCTGAAGATGATCGAACAGCGCCTCGGCGCCTATGACGCCCTGGAGGACAAAAGTTCCCTCTTCGCCAATCCGGAGCTGCTTGTCGGCATCAACGACATCCAGTTCGACGACCCCATGGACCGGACCCTCGAGCCAATGCAGTTCACCTCCGTCAGTATCCGGCAGAAATTCCCCTGGTTCGGGAAGCGCGGCGCGGCGGGGGAGAAGGTGCGGGCACAGAAAGCCGTGCTTTTCGCCTCCCTCGAGGCGGCGCAGGCGGAGCTGGCCAAGCGGATCCGGCTGCGCGCCTACACCGTCGCCGAACTGAACGCGCGCCTGGGCGTCTTGCAAAACTACCTGGAACTGACTGAGCAGAACATCGCCCTTAACACGGCCTACGCCTCCACCCAGCGCGACCGCCACATGGGGATCATGTCCGCAGAACTGCTCCGCTCCGACATCGCCGTGCGCCGGGAAAAGCTCACGGCGATGCTCACGGCGCAAAAAGCGCGGCTGGCCTACCTCGTGCAGGCCCCCTTCGACACCGTCGAGGCCGATGAAGCGGTTGCGCCCCCGCCGCCGTTGGAAAATTACCTGCAGCGGCTGGAGAACAACCGGATCTACCGCGTCAAAGCAGCCGACCAGAAGGCCGCGGCGGCGGAGACAAAGGTCAAAGCACTCTCGGCCAACGCCGACCCCTTCGTGATGGTCGGCTACTACTACCGCGAAGCCCACCCCGACTACCTCAGCCTCACCGTCGGTGCGGCGCTGCCGCTCTACGGCGCGGAGCGCGACGACACCGAAGCGGCGCGGAAAGCGGAGCTGGCATCGGCGGAGGCAGCCGCCGACTACCGCCTGCAGCTGCGCAGCGAGATCGAAGCGGCCTACGCGGCGTTGACCGAGGCCTACCGCACCTACCGCATCATCACCGAGGAGAGCCTGCCCCAGGTGGAACACATGGTCGATCTCAGCGACGCGAAACTGCGCAGCGGCAGCGACCTCTTCAACTATTTCGACCTGCTCGAACGCAAGCTCCGGTTCGACGAACAGCGCATCGCCGCGAAAGCCGACTACCTCCGCGCCGGCGCGCGCCTCAAAGCATTGACGGGAGAGATCAAATGA
- a CDS encoding SO_0444 family Cu/Zn efflux transporter yields the protein MEFLLLFWGALVELSNAMAPYIVFGLLFAGILHELVPDALVTKHLGSDNVASVVKSTLFGIPLPVCSCGVIPLATSIKKSGASHGATLSFLISTPITGIDSILATYGMFGWAFTLYRVFTSMLMAMLAGILTNLFGSEPEPAPAQKAPAFSMAAPPKQAAPVGFSMAAPTKEEASCCSSGCGCETETKKRFSMGGALRYAFVTLLGDIAKPLFWGLIVGALITVAIPEDLGTLLAENSWLSYLIVIAVAVPMYVCATASLPIAAGLMLSGVSAGAAFVFLSAGPATNTVTIGVVKKMLGTRALAIYLGTITVASVVFGLMLDWLFIRAEIDPKALVHLHEEAGIIAVASSLLLWGLVLYFIAKPWFRKKEAACCSGESCGCES from the coding sequence ATGGAGTTTCTGCTTCTGTTTTGGGGTGCACTGGTCGAGCTGAGCAATGCGATGGCCCCCTACATCGTCTTCGGCCTCCTTTTCGCCGGGATCCTGCACGAACTCGTTCCCGACGCGCTGGTCACGAAGCACCTGGGCAGCGACAACGTGGCTTCCGTCGTCAAGTCGACCCTTTTCGGCATCCCGCTGCCGGTCTGCTCCTGCGGGGTGATCCCGCTGGCGACCTCCATCAAGAAGAGCGGGGCGAGCCACGGGGCGACGCTCAGCTTTCTCATCTCGACGCCCATCACGGGCATAGATTCCATCCTCGCGACCTACGGGATGTTCGGATGGGCCTTTACCCTCTACCGTGTCTTCACCTCCATGCTGATGGCGATGCTCGCCGGGATCCTGACGAACCTGTTCGGTTCGGAGCCGGAGCCCGCGCCTGCCCAAAAAGCTCCGGCCTTCTCGATGGCCGCCCCGCCGAAACAGGCCGCGCCGGTCGGCTTCAGCATGGCCGCTCCCACCAAAGAGGAGGCGAGCTGCTGCAGCTCCGGCTGCGGCTGCGAAACGGAAACGAAAAAACGCTTCTCGATGGGCGGTGCGCTGCGCTACGCCTTCGTGACCCTGCTCGGCGACATCGCCAAGCCGCTCTTCTGGGGGCTCATCGTCGGGGCGCTGATCACCGTGGCGATCCCCGAGGACCTCGGCACGCTCCTGGCCGAGAACAGCTGGCTCTCCTATCTCATCGTCATCGCTGTCGCCGTGCCGATGTACGTCTGCGCGACGGCCTCGCTGCCGATTGCCGCGGGGCTGATGCTCTCTGGGGTGAGCGCCGGGGCGGCCTTCGTCTTCCTCAGCGCGGGCCCCGCGACGAACACCGTCACCATCGGCGTCGTGAAAAAGATGCTGGGAACAAGGGCCCTCGCCATCTACCTGGGCACCATCACCGTCGCCAGCGTCGTTTTCGGGCTCATGCTCGACTGGCTCTTTATCCGGGCCGAGATCGACCCGAAGGCACTGGTGCATCTGCATGAAGAGGCGGGCATCATCGCCGTCGCCTCGTCACTGCTGCTCTGGGGATTGGTGCTCTACTTTATCGCCAAGCCGTGGTTCCGAAAAAAGGAGGCCGCATGCTGTTCGGGGGAGTCCTGCGGCTGCGAATCGTGA
- a CDS encoding RMD1 family protein, with protein sequence MNTKSTELLALYLPKPLNYKKLQLALGAEMQKRLEGTYYLRKDDFIVVFTQFNVLAMVNMPPPERIALLQALGIDAAEHDMKQMVYQDYNICFDPALTSPFTVSNEAITLQSASDLNMVIIAYVIAQSVALDVYEQKLADYSERSRTLIEDSDSYSLFKRTRLARFAKQLVLIRHDLLIDLYLLDKPNILWDNADAEALYNSLATALELSDRFEVVSYKLGSIKDDIIMVMDITNHKHSSFLEWIIIVLIAVEIGMGLIEWFKPAFLH encoded by the coding sequence GTGAACACCAAATCGACCGAACTGCTCGCCCTCTACCTTCCCAAGCCCCTGAACTACAAGAAGCTCCAGCTCGCCCTCGGGGCGGAGATGCAGAAACGGCTGGAGGGGACCTACTATCTGCGCAAAGATGACTTTATCGTCGTCTTCACGCAGTTCAACGTACTGGCGATGGTCAACATGCCGCCGCCCGAACGCATTGCCCTGCTTCAGGCACTCGGGATCGATGCCGCCGAACATGACATGAAACAGATGGTCTACCAGGACTACAATATCTGCTTCGACCCGGCGCTGACCTCCCCGTTTACCGTCAGCAATGAAGCGATCACCCTTCAAAGCGCCTCGGATCTGAATATGGTCATCATCGCCTATGTGATCGCCCAGAGCGTTGCCCTGGACGTTTATGAACAGAAGCTGGCCGACTACTCCGAACGGAGCCGGACCCTGATCGAGGATTCCGACAGCTATTCGCTCTTCAAACGGACCCGTCTCGCCCGTTTCGCCAAGCAGCTCGTGCTTATCCGCCACGACCTCCTTATCGACCTCTACCTGCTGGACAAACCCAACATTTTATGGGACAACGCCGATGCCGAAGCGCTCTACAACAGCCTGGCAACCGCATTGGAACTCAGCGACCGTTTCGAAGTCGTCAGTTACAAGCTCGGCAGCATCAAGGACGATATCATCATGGTCATGGATATCACCAACCATAAGCACAGTTCGTTTCTGGAGTGGATCATCATCGTCCTTATCGCCGTCGAGATCGGCATGGGACTGATCGAGTGGTTCAAGCCCGCCTTTCTGCACTGA
- a CDS encoding DUF4105 domain-containing protein, with amino-acid sequence MRWLSALLLLLLGGCAFRDPAPDAPLHSLSLRQWETLATTLQQVPDPLQRAIREEALPRLAISARSTQTDVGSEYNATETLSDLIQQSRTPLLSADEEFRRRLALLEASPSPQHAFADALAGFLLEPDYPCRHPVYSAYFQARYGLPVPRCTEPLPFLVVSRTEGLVPFWLAPERLYAIHLLFAGEGSAMASRFGHVALRLVICPEGETSPEACESNLYGHLVLGYMAHIDEFELNSVKALSGAYRAHLFAFPFMDVYRGYAIDEFRELYSLPLTLSGAQLQTLLRQLDEIHWRFEGDYSFFSRNCATLLQMTLRALLPGYTEQPISDDAYLRPDTFFEAMRETSLVEGERLASLAQAEEGGYYFSSTEGYYEAALKAVLAGMTSPAFDDIDTYLARPPEVRFETIVGDRRYRERLGREPHLLEAQILLEELALLRGERRLQALGSRYLNDYGDQLQSAETLEPLAGDDRAFFRACFLQSVRLVTAAFPTRRAIPDPQSTLPSLPRPALCREEGAPARLNAILTAINRPGSDQWQQLIYTTRLLDETTGNILKLQEIPYDTPIR; translated from the coding sequence ATGAGATGGCTTTCGGCCCTGCTGCTTCTGCTGCTGGGCGGTTGTGCCTTTCGTGATCCGGCACCTGATGCGCCGCTGCACAGTCTCAGCCTCCGGCAATGGGAGACGCTCGCGACCACTTTGCAACAGGTTCCGGACCCCCTGCAGCGTGCCATCCGGGAAGAGGCCCTGCCGCGTCTGGCCATCTCTGCGCGTAGTACACAGACCGATGTCGGCAGTGAGTACAATGCGACGGAGACCCTGTCGGATCTGATCCAGCAGAGCCGTACACCCCTGCTGAGCGCCGACGAGGAATTCCGCCGGCGTCTTGCACTGCTCGAGGCCTCGCCTTCGCCGCAGCACGCCTTTGCCGATGCGCTGGCCGGCTTCCTGCTGGAGCCGGATTACCCCTGCCGCCACCCCGTTTACAGCGCCTATTTCCAGGCGCGGTACGGATTGCCCGTTCCACGTTGTACGGAACCGCTTCCTTTCCTGGTGGTCAGCCGGACAGAGGGCCTTGTTCCTTTCTGGCTTGCACCGGAGCGGCTCTATGCCATTCACCTGCTCTTTGCCGGCGAGGGGAGTGCAATGGCTTCGCGTTTCGGCCACGTCGCCCTGCGCCTGGTCATCTGTCCCGAAGGTGAAACGTCGCCCGAGGCATGCGAGAGCAATCTCTACGGACACCTGGTGCTGGGATACATGGCGCATATCGACGAGTTTGAACTCAATAGCGTCAAGGCCCTCAGCGGCGCCTACAGAGCGCACCTCTTCGCCTTTCCCTTTATGGATGTCTACCGCGGGTATGCCATCGACGAGTTCCGGGAACTCTATTCCCTGCCGCTGACGCTGAGCGGGGCGCAGCTTCAGACCCTGTTGCGGCAGCTTGACGAGATCCACTGGCGCTTTGAGGGTGACTACAGCTTTTTCAGCCGCAACTGTGCCACGCTGCTGCAGATGACCCTGCGTGCCCTGCTGCCCGGTTACACGGAGCAGCCGATCTCGGATGATGCCTATCTGCGGCCCGACACTTTTTTCGAGGCGATGCGGGAGACGTCCCTGGTGGAGGGGGAGCGACTCGCTTCTTTGGCGCAGGCCGAAGAGGGCGGTTACTATTTTTCCAGTACCGAAGGGTACTATGAAGCGGCCCTCAAAGCGGTGCTTGCGGGCATGACAAGCCCCGCTTTCGATGATATCGACACCTACCTTGCACGGCCGCCGGAGGTACGGTTTGAGACCATTGTCGGCGACCGTCGCTACCGTGAACGCCTCGGCCGGGAGCCGCACCTCCTCGAGGCACAGATCCTTTTGGAGGAGCTGGCCCTGCTGCGCGGCGAACGACGGCTGCAGGCCCTGGGCAGCCGCTACCTTAATGATTACGGCGATCAGCTCCAGTCCGCCGAAACCCTGGAGCCGCTTGCCGGCGACGACCGTGCGTTTTTCCGGGCCTGTTTTTTGCAGTCGGTCCGGCTGGTAACGGCAGCGTTCCCGACACGCCGGGCCATCCCGGACCCGCAGAGCACGCTGCCGTCACTCCCCCGTCCGGCCCTCTGCCGCGAAGAGGGGGCCCCGGCCAGACTGAATGCCATCCTCACCGCGATCAACCGGCCGGGAAGTGACCAGTGGCAACAGCTCATATACACTACCCGCCTGCTGGATGAAACCACCGGCAACATCCTCAAACTTCAGGAGATTCCCTATGATACCCCCATCCGTTAA
- a CDS encoding arsenic transporter, with protein sequence MLTAALLFLITLLFVIWQPKGLQIGTTAVIGAVIAVILGVVSVDDVWTVTGIVWDATLAFIGIILLSLVLDEIGFFEWAALKMAKLSGGSGNKMFVYILLLGALVAAFFANDGAALILTPILLAKMKHLKMNPVAVFAFLMAGGFIGDSASNPLVISNLTNIVTAGYFDLGFWEYAQAMFLPNLFSIAASIIVLWLYFRKDIPLKVDVSELPEPASVIKNMTMFRLSWGFLALLMAGYFVGDHYELPISLFALGGAVVFLFIADYYKAVKPIMTVKAAPWQVVWFSIGLYVVVYGLKNAGLTDYLADAVTAMAAQGEAVAVIGTGFLSAGLSAVMNNMPTIMIMDIAIADAGQNALAYANILGANLGPKMTPIGSLATLLWLHVLANKGVKIGWGEYMKVGLVITPPVLLAALVGLLG encoded by the coding sequence ATGCTGACGGCGGCCCTGCTTTTTCTTATTACCCTCCTCTTCGTCATCTGGCAGCCCAAAGGGCTCCAGATCGGGACGACGGCCGTCATCGGCGCCGTCATCGCCGTCATTCTCGGCGTCGTCAGTGTCGATGACGTCTGGACGGTGACGGGAATCGTCTGGGACGCGACGCTCGCCTTTATCGGGATCATCCTCCTCTCCCTCGTGCTCGACGAGATAGGCTTTTTCGAGTGGGCGGCGCTCAAGATGGCAAAGCTTTCCGGGGGCAGCGGCAACAAAATGTTCGTCTACATCCTGTTGTTGGGCGCCTTGGTGGCGGCTTTCTTCGCCAACGACGGGGCGGCGCTCATTCTCACGCCGATCTTGCTGGCGAAGATGAAGCACCTGAAAATGAACCCCGTCGCCGTCTTCGCCTTCCTGATGGCGGGGGGATTTATCGGCGACAGCGCCTCCAACCCGCTGGTGATCTCCAACCTCACGAACATCGTGACCGCGGGCTACTTTGACCTCGGGTTTTGGGAATACGCACAGGCGATGTTCCTGCCGAACCTCTTCAGTATCGCGGCGTCGATCATCGTGCTCTGGCTCTATTTCCGTAAAGATATCCCGCTCAAGGTCGACGTCTCCGAACTCCCCGAACCCGCCAGTGTCATCAAGAACATGACGATGTTCCGGCTCAGCTGGGGCTTTCTCGCCCTGCTGATGGCGGGCTACTTTGTCGGCGACCACTATGAGCTCCCCATCTCCCTCTTCGCCCTGGGCGGGGCGGTCGTTTTCCTCTTTATCGCCGACTACTACAAGGCGGTCAAACCCATCATGACCGTCAAGGCAGCACCGTGGCAGGTCGTCTGGTTCTCCATCGGCCTCTACGTCGTCGTCTACGGGCTGAAAAACGCGGGGCTGACCGACTACCTGGCCGATGCGGTGACGGCGATGGCGGCACAGGGAGAGGCGGTGGCGGTCATCGGGACCGGCTTCCTCTCCGCCGGCCTCAGCGCCGTGATGAATAACATGCCCACCATTATGATCATGGATATCGCCATCGCCGACGCGGGGCAGAACGCCCTGGCATACGCAAACATCCTCGGTGCCAACCTGGGGCCGAAGATGACGCCGATCGGCTCGCTGGCAACCCTGCTCTGGCTGCATGTGCTTGCCAACAAAGGCGTGAAGATAGGGTGGGGAGAGTATATGAAAGTCGGCCTTGTTATTACGCCGCCTGTTTTGCTGGCGGCGCTAGTCGGGTTGCTGGGTTAA